From Papilio machaon chromosome 29, ilPapMach1.1, whole genome shotgun sequence, one genomic window encodes:
- the LOC106712090 gene encoding gametocyte-specific factor 1 homolog codes for MADPSPFTMMTCPYNPAHQVEKYKLQTHLQKCAKQYVKGNKVSCPFDATHVVNEPELDHHITVCPKRFMLDTQLYITDDDYRPTVGLAAPAPAVPTEENWDDDCCVSYNPELHKKPPHVITKPKGAIPSERRKKRMEGVKNYRPPPS; via the exons ATGGCAGATCCCAGCCCATTTACAATGATGACTTGTCCATATAATCCAGCACATCAAGTggagaaatataaattacaaacacatttacaaaaatgtgCGAAGCAGTATGTCAAGGGTAATAAAGTTAGTTGCCCATTTGATGCAACACATGTTGTGAACGAACCTGAATTAGAT CATCACATAACAGTATGTCCGAAACGATTTATGCTGGACACTCAACTGTATATAACTGACGATGACTATAGACCGACAGTGGGTCTCGCTGCACCAGCCCCTGCTGTGCCTACCGAAGAAAATTGGGACGAT GATTGTTGCGTATCATACAATCCAGAACTCCACAAGAAACCACCTCATGTGATAACTAAACCTAAAGGTGCAATACCATCGGAGCGTAGAAAGAAACGTATGGAAGGTGTTAAAAATTACCGACCACCACCATCTTAA
- the LOC106712085 gene encoding multiple coagulation factor deficiency protein 2 homolog isoform X1, with the protein MLRLLLVAAFVQCSLSQQYQQKVAPGVPPQNYQNYQPPPPPPPQQQYQQQPPQQQFQQPQQMQQQHYQQQVPVQQIPVQVSPQQGHAHHGDPQLLNPANIAQERDHIKEHMDVPIDTSKMSEQELQFHYFKMHDADNNDKLDGCELIKSLIHWHEQGHKQQPQAGSPPVGEKIFNDDELTNLIDPILNMDDHNRDGFIDYPEFVRAQQKSQNKD; encoded by the exons ATGTTGAGGTTATTACTTGTTGCTGCATTCGTGCAGTGTTCATTATCACAACAATATCAACAGAAAGTCGCCCCTGGAGTTCCTCCACAGAATTATCAG aACTACCAGCCACCACCTCCTCCTCCACCACAGCAA CAATACCAACAACAGCCACCACAGCAACAATTCCAACAACCACAACAGatgcaacaacaacattaTCAGCAACAAGTTCCGGTGCAACAAATACCTGTTCAAGTCTCACCGCAACAAGGACATGCTCACCACGGTG ATCCTCAACTTTTAAATCCGGCTAACATAGCTCAGGAAAGAGA ccaTATTAAAGAGCATATGGATGTACCAATTGATACATCAAAAATGTCCGAACAAGAATTACAGtttcattatttcaaaatgCATGACgctgataataatgataaacttGATGGATGTGAGCTGATCAAATCATTAATACATTGGCATG aacaaGGTCATAAACAGCAACCACAAGCTGGATCACCACCTGTGGGTGagaaaatattcaatgatgatgaattaacaaatttaatagatcCCATTTTAAATATGGACGACCATAATAGAGATGGTTTTATTGATTATCCAGAATTTGTAAGAGCACAACAGAAGAGTCAGAATAAAGATTGA
- the LOC106712086 gene encoding inactive peptidyl-prolyl cis-trans isomerase shutdown-like, with the protein MEDVLKEPIQLSKGINLKELFTSETEFHIDTDFKKKRPDSLLNMNNDLILDTDEDDSDAEDILKNIESSTEQMMLSSPEYHSFKDLAAKMIDCVPTGDVKMLIIEEGDGPLVPVDAEVTLHYAAYWEKAIIPFDSTLTMNSGMPLHIRLGSGSVLLGLEIGLTAVRGPKARFHLLLQPKVAWGEKGAPPRVKPEPALFVIVLYNVRDTQAGSRFNDLPMEEQKKFEVTIRTVKSLHAQAKELFNKKKYKKAIQNYQQSLSVLRISQPNNESEENEVKKLKIVVFVNLAVCYYKIDKPKYVINMCENLDQIIDIESHCKALFYYGRAYEMLGKREEALKYYNKALKLEPKNKEIGKALVDFERYVQESSKKEKEMWQNAFKATPQKKTDVVYDVDEDFQNGVREMCQNLVENEGCAQFELPTGLTRNELDFLKALVTEFDGLVVDEEGEGKRKKVTVVKL; encoded by the exons ATGGAAGATGTTTTAAAGGAGCCCATACAACTTTCGAaaggaattaatttaaa GGAACTATTTACATCAGAAACGGAGTTCCACATTGATACAGACTTTAAAAAGAAGAGGCCTGATTCCTTATTAAATATGAACAATGATTTAATTCTAGATACTGATGAAGATGACAG TGACGCTGAAGATATTCTGAAGAATATTGAAAGTTCAACAGAACAGATGATGCTATCTTCACCAGAATATCATTCGTTTAAAGATTTAGCTGCTAAAATGATTGATTGTGTACCAACTGGTGATGTAAAGATGCTTATTATTGAAGAAG GCGATGGTCCCTTAGTACCAGTAGATGCTGAAGTTACTTTACACTACGCTGCTTATTGGGAGAAAGCTATAATACCATTTGATTCAACACTTACAATGAATTCTGGCATGCCACTG catATACGTTTAGGATCAGGCAGCGTGTTGCTAGGTTTAGAAATAGGTCTGACAGCAGTCAGGGGACCTAAAGCTAGGTTCCACTTATTGCTGCAGCCTAAAGTTGCGTGGGGGGAGAAGGGAGCCCCACCCCGTGTGAAACCTGAACCTGCATTGTTTGTAATTGTGTTGTATAATGTTAGAGATACGCAGGCTGGAAGTAG atTCAATGACCTACCGATGGAAGAACAGAAGAAATTTGAAGTAACAATAAGAACTGTGAAATCATTACATGCGCAAGCTAaagaattgtttaataaaaagaaatataaaaaagccaTACAAAATTACCAACAATCCCTTTCAGTGCTACGAATATCACAACCAAATAATGAATCCGAAGaaaatgaagttaaaaaacttaaaatagttGTCTTTGTGAATCTAGCAgtgtgttattataaaatagacaaacctaaatacgtaataaatatgtgcgaaaatttagatcaaattattgatatagaaAGTCATTGTAaagcattattttattatggtAGAGCATACGAAATGTTAGGTAAAAGGGAAGAGgcactaaaatattataataaagcattaaaattagaaccgaaaaataaagaaattggCAAAGCGTTAGTCGATTTTGAACGTTATGTTCAAGAGTCATCGAAAAAGGAGAAGGAAATGTGGCAGAACGCTTTTAAGGCGACAccacagaaaaaaacagatgtTGTCTATGACGTGGATGAAGATTTTCAAAATGGCGTCCGGGAGATGTGTCAAAATTTGGTTGAGAATGAAGGTTGCGCTCAATTCGAGTTGCCAACTGGTCTAACTAGGAACGAATTGGATTTTTTGAAAGCGTTAGTAACTGAATTTGATGGACTAGTTGTCGATGAAGAGGGCgaaggaaaaagaaaaaaagtgaCTGTGGTAAAACTTTAG